In Urechidicola croceus, a single window of DNA contains:
- the ppnP gene encoding pyrimidine/purine nucleoside phosphorylase produces MIASNEYFNATVKSLGYISVSGNSTVGVMEEGEYEFGTSSHETMKVIEGELIVLLPNETEWKSFQEGTTFEVEANTSFKVKSIGQTSYLCKYK; encoded by the coding sequence ATGATAGCATCAAATGAATATTTTAATGCGACAGTAAAATCTTTAGGGTATATATCTGTTTCTGGAAATTCAACAGTAGGAGTAATGGAGGAAGGAGAATATGAATTTGGAACTTCTTCTCACGAAACTATGAAGGTTATTGAAGGAGAATTAATAGTTTTATTACCAAATGAAACAGAATGGAAATCATTTCAAGAAGGAACAACTTTTGAAGTTGAAGCAAATACTTCATTTAAAGTAAAATCTATTGGTCAAACTTCTTATTTATGCAAGTATAAATAG
- a CDS encoding peroxiredoxin — protein sequence MATIRLGDIAPNFTAQTSEGEINFHEYLGDGWGILFSHPADYTPVCTTELGTVAKYTDEFNKRNVKVLALSVDGVESHHGWIKDINETQNTTVNFPIIADEDRKVSELYDMIHPNADASFTVRSVFVVGPDKTVKLIITYPASTGRNFDELLRVIDSLQLTAYHKVATPANWKHGEDVVISPTINTEDAKEIFTKGVKEIKPYLRMTPQPNLN from the coding sequence ATGGCAACAATTAGATTAGGAGATATTGCTCCAAATTTTACGGCTCAAACAAGTGAAGGAGAAATTAATTTTCACGAATATTTAGGCGATGGATGGGGAATTCTATTCTCTCACCCTGCAGATTATACTCCTGTATGTACAACAGAATTAGGAACTGTTGCAAAATATACAGATGAATTTAATAAGCGAAATGTAAAAGTTTTGGCATTGAGTGTTGATGGTGTTGAATCTCATCATGGATGGATAAAAGACATTAATGAAACTCAAAATACAACTGTAAACTTTCCTATTATTGCAGATGAAGATCGTAAAGTTTCTGAATTATATGATATGATTCACCCAAATGCTGATGCGAGTTTTACCGTACGTTCAGTATTTGTAGTTGGGCCTGACAAAACTGTAAAACTAATTATTACTTATCCTGCTTCAACAGGTAGAAATTTTGATGAATTATTACGTGTTATTGATTCTTTACAATTAACTGCTTATCATAAAGTAGCAACACCTGCAAATTGGAAACATGGTGAAGATGTTGTTATTAGCCCTACAATTAATACTGAAGATGCAAAAGAAATCTTTACCAAAGGTGTCAAAGAAATTAAACCATATTTGAGAATGACTCCTCAGCCAAATTTAAATTAA
- a CDS encoding M28 family peptidase — MKKTHYIILLFFPFFFINCKKESKKSSLETVEVKPFEIDTLIVKKHLYTLASDDMEGRKPGTPGIEKAAKYIETEFQRIGLKTFEGAENYRQNFHEKDLDLFNIIGVLEGKSLKDEYVIVSAHYDHLGIKEGAEVDSIYNGANDDASGVTGVLTLAEYFKNKNNNERSIVFVAFTAEEMGLVGSKYFGTQVDASKFVAGINMELIGKEPNTGPKTAWLTGFERSDFGVIIQKNLEGSGYKLFPDPYPKFNLFFRSDNASLAKLGVPSHTFSTTPIDIDKEYHQLSDEVTSLDMKVVTETIKAVALGTGSIIRGEDTPTRITDLE; from the coding sequence ATGAAAAAAACTCATTATATAATTCTCTTATTTTTTCCATTTTTTTTTATCAATTGTAAGAAAGAATCTAAAAAATCATCTTTAGAAACAGTAGAAGTAAAGCCTTTTGAAATTGACACTTTAATTGTTAAAAAGCATTTATATACGTTGGCTTCTGATGATATGGAAGGTAGAAAACCAGGAACTCCTGGAATTGAAAAAGCAGCAAAATATATTGAAACTGAATTTCAAAGAATAGGATTGAAAACATTTGAAGGAGCAGAAAATTATCGACAAAATTTTCATGAAAAAGATTTGGACTTATTTAATATAATTGGTGTATTAGAAGGAAAGAGTTTGAAGGATGAATATGTAATAGTATCGGCTCATTACGATCATTTAGGAATCAAAGAAGGAGCAGAAGTTGATAGTATATATAATGGTGCTAATGATGATGCATCTGGAGTGACAGGAGTATTAACACTTGCCGAATATTTTAAAAATAAGAATAATAACGAGAGATCAATTGTGTTTGTTGCATTTACTGCAGAAGAAATGGGACTTGTTGGTTCAAAATATTTTGGAACACAGGTAGACGCATCTAAGTTTGTTGCCGGAATAAATATGGAGTTGATAGGAAAAGAACCAAATACAGGTCCAAAAACCGCATGGTTAACTGGTTTTGAAAGATCAGATTTTGGAGTAATCATTCAAAAAAATCTTGAAGGTTCTGGTTATAAATTATTTCCAGATCCCTATCCAAAATTCAACTTGTTTTTTCGTTCAGATAATGCATCATTGGCTAAATTAGGAGTGCCATCTCACACATTCTCAACTACACCTATTGACATTGATAAAGAATATCACCAATTAAGTGATGAGGTTACTTCACTTGATATGAAAGTTGTTACTGAAACAATAAAGGCTGTAGCACTTGGAACTGGGAGTATAATTAGAGGTGAGGATACACCTACTCGAATCACAGATTTAGAATAA
- a CDS encoding sensor histidine kinase, translating into MKLTFNKYYLFFNLLGWILIFITTLTMTKLFLSGTEVIPDDRVKYLWAEGITCGIVAFLVSLIVSYFIDSKIDFGRINRRQIFQIIIVFLLSQILYSIIIWPLLDAVDIFGGSLGASTGEKISLKGKLFNTTYFGALFGIWLFVFTTIKMYNQLNKVKIKGLELESSLKESQLNTLKGQINPHFMFNSLNNIRGLMLEDVDKSRNMLTRLSETLRYSLTKNDIDSIALEEELEMVENYIEISKIQLEDRLQFKTEIDPNSLTKQIPPMIIQMLIENAIKHGIATLKNGGTIVLSTNVDDDNLNIKVTNSGTLKQSNGTTQLGLENIKQRLLLLYGTKASFNLKEENNTVVASIQIPMI; encoded by the coding sequence ATGAAGTTAACATTTAACAAATATTACTTATTTTTTAATTTATTAGGTTGGATTTTAATATTTATTACAACTTTAACCATGACAAAATTGTTTTTGTCTGGAACGGAGGTTATTCCAGATGATAGAGTTAAATATTTATGGGCTGAAGGTATCACATGTGGTATTGTGGCTTTTTTAGTTAGTTTAATTGTTTCTTATTTTATTGATTCTAAAATTGATTTTGGAAGAATAAATAGAAGACAAATTTTTCAAATTATAATAGTGTTTTTATTATCTCAGATTTTATATTCAATAATTATTTGGCCTTTGTTGGACGCTGTTGATATATTTGGCGGAAGTCTTGGAGCATCAACTGGAGAGAAGATATCATTAAAAGGGAAGTTATTTAACACGACATATTTTGGAGCATTATTCGGTATTTGGCTTTTTGTTTTTACAACAATAAAAATGTACAATCAATTGAATAAAGTGAAAATTAAAGGTTTAGAACTTGAGTCAAGTTTAAAAGAATCTCAATTAAATACGCTTAAAGGTCAAATAAATCCACATTTTATGTTTAATAGTTTAAATAATATTAGAGGATTGATGTTAGAAGATGTAGATAAATCGAGGAATATGTTGACACGATTGTCAGAAACATTACGTTATTCATTGACCAAAAATGATATAGATTCTATTGCATTGGAAGAAGAATTGGAAATGGTTGAAAATTATATTGAAATTTCTAAAATTCAATTGGAAGATAGATTACAATTTAAAACAGAAATTGACCCAAATTCATTGACAAAACAAATACCGCCAATGATTATTCAAATGCTCATTGAAAATGCCATAAAACATGGTATTGCAACTTTAAAAAATGGAGGGACGATTGTTTTGTCTACTAATGTTGATGATGATAATTTAAATATAAAAGTTACTAATTCTGGCACATTAAAGCAGTCAAATGGCACTACTCAATTAGGACTTGAAAATATCAAACAACGCTTATTGCTATTATATGGAACTAAGGCCTCATTTAATTTGAAGGAAGAAAATAATACTGTTGTTGCATCCATTCAAATACCAATGATATGA
- the kdsA gene encoding 3-deoxy-8-phosphooctulonate synthase, translating into MDLSLIPKIKHANSDNFFLLAGPCAIEGEDMALRIAEKVVKITDDLKIPYVFKGSFKKANRSRIDSFTGIGDEKALKILRKVSETFDVPTVTDIHEVSDAIKAAEYVDVLQIPAFLVRQTDLVVAAAKTGKVVNLKKGQFMSPSAMKHAVQKVKDSGSEKAWITDRGTMFGYQDMIVDFRGIPEMKQYAPVVLDVTHSLQQPNQTSGVTGGRPDMIETIARAGIATGVDGLFIETHFDPANAKSDGANMLILAYLEKLLSNLTKIRNTINNL; encoded by the coding sequence ATGGATTTATCACTAATACCAAAAATAAAACACGCAAATTCAGACAACTTTTTCTTACTCGCTGGCCCATGTGCTATCGAAGGAGAAGATATGGCACTTCGCATTGCTGAAAAAGTTGTAAAAATAACCGATGATTTAAAAATTCCTTATGTATTTAAAGGAAGTTTTAAAAAAGCTAATCGTTCAAGAATTGATAGTTTTACTGGTATAGGTGATGAAAAAGCCCTAAAAATATTACGTAAAGTTTCTGAGACTTTTGATGTTCCTACAGTTACTGATATTCATGAAGTTTCGGATGCAATAAAAGCGGCAGAATATGTTGACGTATTACAGATTCCTGCTTTCTTGGTTCGCCAAACGGACTTAGTTGTTGCAGCAGCCAAAACTGGAAAAGTAGTAAATCTTAAAAAAGGACAATTCATGAGTCCATCTGCTATGAAACATGCTGTTCAAAAGGTAAAAGATAGTGGTAGTGAAAAAGCGTGGATAACTGATAGAGGAACAATGTTTGGCTATCAAGATATGATTGTTGATTTTAGAGGAATTCCTGAAATGAAACAATATGCACCTGTCGTATTAGATGTAACACATTCTCTACAACAACCAAATCAAACAAGTGGTGTTACAGGTGGTCGTCCTGATATGATTGAGACTATTGCTAGAGCCGGAATCGCTACTGGAGTAGACGGTTTGTTTATTGAAACTCATTTTGATCCTGCAAATGCTAAAAGCGATGGTGCCAATATGTTAATTCTAGCATATTTAGAAAAATTATTGAGTAATCTAACTAAGATTAGAAATACAATCAACAATTTATAG
- a CDS encoding LytR/AlgR family response regulator transcription factor: MNKIKAVIVEDSRLARNELKELIKQHKEIEVVGEAENVDAGFELINNSNPDLLFLDINMPEKDGFELLEMLDQVPMTIFTTAFDEYAIKSFEYNAFDYLLKPINQKRFSQSILKVLDSINNVTKGEGKENVLSLDKQIFIKDGEKCWLVKIKDIYLFEIVGNYTRVFFQEEKPLLYKSLNQIEEKLPSDVYFRANRQQIININHVNKVISWFNGKLKIEMNSGDEIEISRRQSYIFKDKLSF, encoded by the coding sequence ATGAATAAAATAAAAGCAGTAATTGTTGAAGATTCTAGATTGGCTCGAAACGAACTAAAAGAATTAATAAAACAACATAAAGAAATTGAAGTTGTTGGTGAAGCAGAAAATGTTGATGCTGGATTTGAGTTAATTAACAATTCTAATCCAGATTTATTGTTTTTGGATATTAATATGCCAGAGAAAGATGGCTTTGAATTGTTGGAAATGTTAGATCAAGTTCCAATGACTATTTTCACTACAGCTTTTGATGAATATGCTATCAAATCTTTTGAATACAATGCTTTTGATTACTTACTAAAACCGATCAATCAGAAGCGTTTTTCACAGTCAATCTTAAAAGTATTAGATTCAATTAACAATGTTACAAAAGGAGAAGGTAAAGAGAATGTTTTAAGTCTTGATAAGCAGATTTTTATTAAAGATGGAGAAAAATGCTGGTTGGTAAAAATCAAAGATATTTATCTGTTTGAAATTGTTGGAAATTATACAAGAGTTTTTTTTCAAGAAGAAAAACCTTTATTGTACAAATCCTTAAATCAAATTGAAGAAAAATTGCCAAGTGATGTCTATTTTAGAGCCAATAGACAACAGATAATAAATATAAACCATGTTAATAAAGTAATTTCTTGGTTTAATGGTAAACTTAAAATTGAAATGAATTCTGGTGATGAAATAGAAATTTCACGTAGACAATCTTATATTTTTAAAGACAAGTTAAGTTTTTAA
- a CDS encoding glycoside hydrolase family 11 protein, giving the protein MKKITFFKKEVKLCLILAFLFLSFQNLTAQTICNNEIGEQGGYTYEYWKDQGTGCMTLENGGAFSTEWNDINNLLARKGLRPGSMNQTVTYTANYQPNGNSYLCVYGWTTSPLVEYYIVDSWGTWRPPGATAKGTVTTDGGTYDIYETTRTQQPSIEGTQTFQQYWSVRQSKRTSGTISVENHFNAWANLGMNMGDLYEVSLTVEGYQSSGTCEITSMSMGTSSGGGNNGGGTTNPPQDNGSGNITVNARGVVGDEIINILVNGSVAGTFTLGTSFDNYSVSGSGTVQVEYTNDDGEDRDVVVDYATIDGVTYQAEDQEINTGVYQDDSCGGSYSENMHCNGYIEFGSSNTGGGNDPGSCNGYYALTFDDGPTSQTNELLNILNNAGVKATFFPAGNRINNDLASFQAMVNAGHNIENHSYSHSHMLDWSYQQVYDDLNQAQQVIQSAGGGTPTLFRPPYGETNSTIISAANDLGMNVVTWDVDTEDWNGASTASIVSTANNIQNGDVFLMHDGYSTTNNAIQQIVTNLSNSGLCAGSINENGDAVAWTQNTTGGGGTPTCDASTITHYVSINDGSWDGMSSISVNEGDKVEIGPQPEDGGSWSWSGPNGYSNSSRVVTINNATTSDAGTYTATYTNDCGTVSTSTINLSVTASNNGGGGTTTGNITVRARGVVGDESIDIVVGGTVAGTFTLTTSYADYSVTGSGTVQVDFTNDEGDRDVQVDYAIIDGTTYQAEDQEINTAVYQDGSCGGSYSENMHCGGYIEFATNGGGTTPDPDPIPDPDPTPDPDPTPAGCNGLPTWTSTGVYSETGTQVVYNGNIYENRWYSSGQNPETNSGQWQVWILVGSCNTGRGVNSNDTKSNDTKSNDTNIEMTVNDKNLINTPFNFVIYPTVSKNGRFQIQSSDEILSVQLFDINGRLIKSNFNGAKNYSVLEVNAKSGVYIAKFTTSHGEIHMKRLLIK; this is encoded by the coding sequence ATGAAAAAAATTACTTTTTTTAAAAAAGAAGTAAAACTGTGCCTTATACTGGCCTTTTTATTTCTTAGTTTTCAAAATCTAACTGCTCAAACTATTTGTAACAATGAAATAGGAGAGCAAGGAGGATACACCTATGAATATTGGAAGGATCAAGGTACAGGATGTATGACTCTTGAAAATGGTGGTGCATTCAGCACAGAATGGAATGACATCAATAATTTACTTGCTCGAAAGGGTTTAAGACCTGGGTCAATGAACCAAACAGTAACTTATACGGCAAATTATCAACCTAATGGAAATTCATATTTATGTGTTTATGGATGGACAACAAGCCCACTTGTGGAATATTATATTGTTGATAGTTGGGGAACTTGGAGACCTCCAGGGGCAACTGCCAAAGGAACTGTTACTACTGATGGTGGAACTTATGATATTTATGAAACGACAAGAACTCAACAACCTTCTATTGAAGGAACTCAAACATTTCAACAATACTGGAGTGTAAGACAATCGAAACGAACAAGTGGAACTATATCTGTTGAGAACCACTTTAATGCATGGGCTAATCTTGGTATGAATATGGGAGACTTATATGAAGTTTCTCTAACAGTTGAAGGCTATCAAAGTAGCGGTACTTGTGAAATTACTAGTATGTCAATGGGAACTAGTTCAGGAGGTGGAAATAATGGAGGCGGGACTACAAATCCTCCTCAAGATAATGGTAGTGGAAACATAACTGTAAATGCAAGAGGAGTTGTAGGTGATGAAATTATTAATATTCTTGTAAATGGATCAGTTGCTGGTACATTTACACTAGGTACTTCATTTGATAATTATTCAGTTTCTGGTTCAGGTACTGTACAAGTTGAATATACCAATGATGATGGAGAAGATAGAGATGTTGTAGTTGATTATGCAACAATTGATGGAGTTACTTATCAAGCAGAAGACCAAGAAATAAATACAGGAGTTTATCAAGATGATTCTTGTGGTGGGTCTTATAGTGAAAATATGCATTGTAATGGATATATTGAATTTGGTTCAAGTAATACTGGTGGAGGAAATGATCCTGGAAGTTGTAATGGATATTACGCACTAACATTTGATGATGGACCAACGAGTCAAACAAATGAATTATTAAATATTCTTAATAATGCTGGTGTAAAAGCGACTTTCTTTCCTGCTGGAAATAGAATAAATAATGATTTGGCTTCTTTTCAAGCAATGGTAAATGCTGGTCATAATATTGAAAATCATAGTTATTCTCATTCACACATGTTAGATTGGAGTTATCAACAAGTTTATGATGATTTAAATCAAGCGCAACAAGTAATTCAAAGTGCTGGTGGAGGAACTCCAACTTTATTTAGACCTCCATATGGAGAAACTAATTCTACTATTATTTCTGCAGCAAATGATTTAGGTATGAATGTAGTTACTTGGGATGTAGATACTGAAGATTGGAATGGAGCAAGTACTGCTTCAATTGTAAGTACAGCAAATAATATTCAAAATGGAGATGTATTTTTAATGCATGATGGATATTCTACAACTAATAATGCTATTCAACAAATAGTTACAAATTTAAGTAATAGCGGATTATGTGCTGGATCAATTAATGAGAATGGAGACGCTGTCGCTTGGACACAAAACACAACAGGAGGTGGTGGAACACCAACATGTGATGCTTCAACAATTACTCATTATGTAAGTATTAATGATGGTTCATGGGATGGAATGTCAAGTATTTCAGTAAATGAAGGAGATAAAGTAGAAATAGGTCCTCAACCTGAGGATGGAGGATCTTGGAGTTGGTCAGGACCAAATGGTTATTCTAATTCTTCACGTGTGGTAACAATTAATAATGCTACAACTTCAGATGCTGGAACGTATACAGCAACATATACTAATGATTGCGGAACAGTTTCTACTAGTACTATAAATTTATCTGTTACTGCTTCAAATAATGGAGGCGGTGGAACAACTACTGGAAATATAACTGTTCGTGCTCGAGGTGTTGTTGGAGATGAGAGTATAGATATTGTAGTTGGAGGTACAGTAGCAGGTACATTTACATTGACTACTTCGTATGCAGATTATTCGGTAACTGGTTCAGGAACAGTACAAGTTGATTTTACAAATGATGAAGGAGATAGAGACGTTCAAGTTGATTATGCTATAATTGATGGGACAACCTATCAAGCCGAGGATCAAGAAATAAATACCGCTGTTTATCAAGATGGTTCTTGTGGAGGGTCTTATAGTGAAAATATGCATTGTGGTGGATATATTGAATTTGCAACAAATGGAGGCGGAACAACACCAGACCCAGATCCAATTCCAGACCCAGATCCAACACCAGATCCAGACCCAACACCAGCAGGGTGTAATGGTTTGCCAACATGGACATCTACGGGTGTATATTCTGAAACAGGAACACAAGTTGTTTACAATGGAAATATTTATGAAAATAGATGGTACTCAAGTGGCCAAAATCCAGAAACTAATTCTGGTCAATGGCAAGTTTGGATATTAGTTGGGAGTTGTAATACAGGTAGAGGAGTAAATTCAAATGACACTAAGTCAAATGATACTAAGTCAAATGATACAAATATTGAAATGACAGTTAATGATAAGAATTTGATAAATACTCCATTTAATTTTGTTATTTACCCTACTGTTTCAAAAAACGGAAGATTTCAAATACAATCTTCAGATGAAATTTTGAGTGTTCAACTATTTGATATTAATGGAAGACTTATAAAGAGTAATTTTAATGGTGCCAAGAATTATAGTGTTTTAGAAGTAAATGCTAAATCTGGAGTTTATATTGCAAAATTTACCACTTCACATGGTGAAATTCATATGAAGAGACTATTAATTAAATAG